DNA from Parageobacillus thermoglucosidasius:
CTTTTCCGCTTCTTCTAACGTCGTTCCTACCGGAGCCGTGATTAAATTTTCTTTTGTCATCACATCGGAAATTTTTGTCGAATAATCTTGAATGAATCGTAAATCACGGTTTGTAATAATGCCAACAAGCTTTTGTTCTTCCTCATTATTGACGATCGGCACGCCAGAAATACGATATTTACTCATTAAATGTTCCGCATCGTACACTTGATGTTCAGGGGTTAAGAAAAACGGATCTGTAATGACTCCTCGCTCCGAACGTTTCACTTTATCTACTTGTTCTGCTTGCTGCTCGATGGACATATTTTTATGGATAATTCCAAGTCCACCTTGTCTTGCCATTGCGATGGCCATTTCTGCTTCCGTTACCGTATCCATTCCTGCGCTAATAATCGGGATATTCAACTGTAATGTTTCGCTCAATTTTGTCGTCACATCGACATCGCGAGGCAATACATCAGATTTAGCAGGAATAAGCAGCACATCGTCAAACGTTAATCCCTCTTTAGCAAATTTCGATTCCCACATGTTTTCTCCCCCTTATCCGGAAATATTATTAGTAGCTTAACAACTGGTTAAACTACTGTCAAGGAATAGAGAAAATGTTCAACTTTTCAGTTATTTCAATTGTTTTTAATATGGTAAGGTGGGCTGACAATGTTCGACTGTAGAAGCAATTTCAATAAATTTATTGTCTTTCATTCGGCAGATATCGCTAAGCAACTGCTTCGTCAATGCTATACAAAACAAAAAAGGGAAGATGCTGTCCAAAAAAGCTATACAAACTGCTACCCATTTCTTTATTATCTAGAACACGGGCAAAACTTTTATTCAACTGCAAGAGACGCTCCTTTGTCCATTAAGCCTGTCCTTTTATTTTACGGGATGGTGCAGCTTTTAAAAGCTTGCCTGCTCACAGTCGACGCAGATTATCCTGCATCTACTTCCGTTTTAGCACACGGAGTCTCCACAAGAAAAAGAAAAAAACAAGGATATGAATTTTTCAATGACGAAGTCAAAATACAACGAAACGGGTTGTTTACACATTTTTCTGAGAAAATGTTTCATGTGAAACAACCAGCAGGGGAAAAATTTCGAATGAGCACATTGCTCGAGCGCATATGTGAACTGCATCCATCATTCGCTATATTTAACGATGAAAAAACGCTATCTTTAGAAATTAAATATAACGCTTCTCACCATACTATTGCGATTCCAACCGAAATTTTAGACCATTATCATATGTCGTTAAACCGGTTTATTTATTACATAGAGCAGGAATGGCACTTTTCCAAAGCAACTTTTGTGAAAGAGAAAGATCGTTTTATTCACATTGGAATCCAATCACCGCTGCAACCGATTGGATGTGAGCCGCTGATGTTTCACTTAAATGGAACATACCGCATTCCAATAAAGAGAGAAAAAATATTTATGCTGCCGGAAGTAATGGCGCATTATTTACTGCTATATAACTTAAGCATGATTTCCCGATATGAAACGGAATGGTGGAGCGAGTTATTACACGCTTATTCCAGCAACGCATACACATTGATTGTTCAATTTTTATCGTTAACTGCTGAAAAAGTGCCGTTATTGCTTTATGAATATTTGACACAGCAGCTGTTTCCAAATTCCCTTTATTCATAATAAAAAGCATCCTGCTTGTTCTGAAGGCAGGATGCTTTATAAAATAAACTTGCCTAGCAACGACCTACTCTCGCAGGGGCGCTGGCCCCAACTACCATCGGCGCTGGAGAGCTTAACTTCCGTGTTCGGAATGGGAACGGGTGTTTCCTCTCCGCTATTGTCACTAGGCAAGCATTTATCCATTGGACATGTTTTATTATACTCCAATAATGATGTTTGTCAAGGGGAATTTTCATTCCCTCAAAACTAGATAACCGTCCGTCTGGAAGAAACCGTTTGGCTAGGCGGCATTCTCCGTTGTTCGTGGTTAAGCCCTCGATCGATTAGTATCCGTCAGCTCCACGTGTCGCCACGCTTCCACCTCGGACCTATCGACCTCGTCATCTTCGAGGGATCTTACTCGCTTGACGCGATGGGAAATCTCATCTTGAGGGGGGCTTCACGCTTAGATGCTTTCAGCGCTTATCCCTTCCGCACATAGCTACCCAGCGGTGCCCCTGGCGGGACAACTGGTACACCAGCGGTGCGTCCATCCCGGTCCTCTCGTACTAAGGACAGCTCCTCTCAAATTTCCTGCGCCCGCGACGGATAGGGACCGAACTGTCTCACGACGTTCTGAACCCAGCTCGCGTACCGCTTTAATGGGCGAACAGCCCAACCCTTGGGACCGACTACAGCCCCAGGATGCGATGAGCCGACAT
Protein-coding regions in this window:
- a CDS encoding YaaC family protein, yielding MFDCRSNFNKFIVFHSADIAKQLLRQCYTKQKREDAVQKSYTNCYPFLYYLEHGQNFYSTARDAPLSIKPVLLFYGMVQLLKACLLTVDADYPASTSVLAHGVSTRKRKKQGYEFFNDEVKIQRNGLFTHFSEKMFHVKQPAGEKFRMSTLLERICELHPSFAIFNDEKTLSLEIKYNASHHTIAIPTEILDHYHMSLNRFIYYIEQEWHFSKATFVKEKDRFIHIGIQSPLQPIGCEPLMFHLNGTYRIPIKREKIFMLPEVMAHYLLLYNLSMISRYETEWWSELLHAYSSNAYTLIVQFLSLTAEKVPLLLYEYLTQQLFPNSLYS